The nucleotide sequence GGGCGTCGGTTCGCTGAGCTTCCAAGCGAATTTCGTAGTTATCTTTGGGATAATCGCCGGTCCAGCGGACCCCGGTCAGCGGGTCCCCGAACCCCATTTCGATACCTTCGTCGGTGATTTCCACGGGCCCTTCGCCGCCGTAGCGTGAAAAGTCCCATTTGCCTTTCAAAGGCGTCCAGCCGGCATCATCGGGCGTTTTTTCGACGTCTTTGGTCGCGTCTTTCCCCTCCGCTGCGGGCGTGTCGTCGGCCGCCACTTGCCCCGCGAAAGGTGACAAAGCAGTCGCATAAGCGACGGATAATGCGACAAAAAGAACCGTAGCAAACTTGGGCTGTCTATCTCGTGATGATTTCATGAAACCGGCTTCGTTGTGAATTACGTGAGCGATAATTTGACCTAGTGCAGTCCGGGCCGTATTCCTTAGGAAGCGTTCGGCAGGAGTATTCGTCCGAACGCTCACCTCGGTGCAATTCCGTATGACTTTGTTTCAAGCTTATCCGACGCGAGCCCCGTTGATGCAGCCGGTCACCAAGATCCGCATTTTTCGAATCCGGTTGGCGATTGTGTTGCTGGCGCTGTACTGGCTGGCGATGTTCACCGGCACCCACTTGCCGCGTGTCGATTTTGTTCAGCTGCACGTTGGCGACAAGGTCAAGCACTTCGTGGGCTTCTTCGGCCTCGCGTTTCTACTGTGCTATGTGACCGGCGGCCGTCGTGTCATCACTCGGTTTTCGCGGGTGGCCGCCATTGTGCTTGCCTACGCGGCGTTCGACGAGTGGTCACAGGGCTTTGTGCCCGGACGGACCCCCGACCGGTACGATTTCCTGGCCGATGCGGCGGGAATGTTGGCCGCGATGGCGATGTACCTGGTCGCGAAGTTCCTGTTCGGACACCAAATTCGTGGGCTGATTCGAAAGATTCGTGGTCAGTCATCCGATTGGTCGACACCGGTGACCAAGTCGGCGGGCGCATCCACGTCGCCATCGGTTTGAGCCCTCGAACAGTTGCACCGACGCAACGGTCCCCACGCCTAAGACGATCGCAGTCGTTCCCGAGCTTCGCGAACCGCGTTGACCGCTGCGACGACATCGTCCGCCACCGCGGTCAGGTGCCCCATCTTGCGTCCCACCTTGGCACCCGCTTTTCCATACAAGTGCAAGCGAATCCCCAAAGCGGCCAGCGAATCTTCCAATCCAAAAACGCGATCCCAAGCCGGATCGCCATCCTGCCATAAGTCGCCGAGCAGATTCACCATCGCGGCGCCGCCGGATACCAATCCAGTGTTTCCAAGCGAAAGCCCACAGACGGCGCGGACCTGTTGTTCGAACTGGCTGACACCACACGCTTCGATCGAAAGGTGACCTGAGTTGTGTGGCCGAGGTGCGATTTCATTGATCATCAATGAATCCCCCATCAGAAAAAACTCGATGCAGATCAATCCGATCAAATCCAATCCATCGGCCACGGCCATCGCAATTTCACGTGCCGATGATTCGATGGCCGGACCGACCGATGCGGGACACGTTGTTTGGTCCAGGATGTGATTGACGTGATCATTTTCGAACAGCGGGAATGTCGACGTTTGACCGTGAACGTTCCGAGCCACCAAGATCGAAACTTCTTTATCAAATCGGATGCACCGTTCGGCAATCCATTGGTCGGCCGTATCCCAGGGGACATCGTCCGCTTGCTGGGATGATTCGACGCGATACTGGCCTTTGCCGTCATAACCACTGCGTGCCGTCTTCACGATCACCGGGTAACCATGGTGTTCCGCAAATCGCCGGACGGAATCCGCGTCGCCGACTTGATCAAACGGAGTCACGGGCAATCCCAGGTCACGCAAACTGGACTTTTCCAGCCAACGGTCTTGGGCGACACGTAACACGTCGGCTGAGGGGTAAGTCGGTGCAAATTCGGCACAACCCGCGATCGTATCGGTGGGAATGTTTTCGAATTCCAAAGTGATCACGTCGCACTGCCGGGCGAATCGTTTCACCACGTCCGGATCGTCGATCGCGCCGACAACGACTTGGGTCGCCACTTGTGCCGCGGGCGCGTTATCGGAATCGCATAACACGACGACCCGATAACCCATCTGTGCGGCGGCGATTGCGAACATGCGTCCCAATTGACCGCCCCCGACCATCCCCAAGGTGGCGCCTGGCATTAGCGTCTTTTTCATGGCGGACAAAGGCTCGGAGGTTCGAGGACCAGCAGCAGTGCTTGGTAGAGTGTCGGGGGACTGGGGACGCATCAAGGTCGACTCTCTCGCGTCAATGAAATCAACACAGGTCGTTCAGATCAGCCGACTTCAGCACGTCGTCCTTTTGTTGACGAACGAAGTCGCAAAGCCTTTCGCGCAGATCGCTATCGGACAATGCCAAGACGCGCGCCGCGAAGATGCCCGCGTTCTTTGCACCGGACTTTCCAATCGACATGGTGGCCACCGGAATGCCGCCGGGCATCTGGACGATCGACAGCAGCGAATCCAGACCCTGCAACGCGCGACTTTGGACGGGGACACCGATGACCGGCAAATGGGTTTCCGATGCGACCATTCCCGGCAAATGGGCCGCCCCCCCGGCACCCGCGATAATGACCTGCACGCCACGACCGGCGGCCGATTGTGCGTAGGCGAACATCCGCTGTGGCGTGCGGTGGGCGCTGACCACCAAACACTCATGCGGCACGCCCAGCTGCTTCAACATTGCCGCAGCGGGCTGCATCGTTTCCCAGTCGTTTCGGCTGCCCATGATGATGCCGACCCGAGCACCGGTGTCCGGGAACTCGTTCGATGAAGTGCTGGTGGCGGTGGATTCGCTTTCCGAAGTCATTCGTATTCTCTGTCGCTGGCCTGGGACCACAAAACGTGGCAGGTCGTCGCGACAGTTTTAACGAATGTCCAAACAACACCCCAGCGGGCCAGCGGTTTTCTGACCGCCACATCCAGACCGGCGAACGAAAGGCCACCGGCCGGGGATGATTTTTGAAAGTCAGATTGATGCTTCGATCGCTGCTTCAATGCGCCTTACGCGGTCCGACAGTTGCTGGACCACCGCATCGGCCCCTCGGCGGGTTTGCTCCGCCGGTTCAAGTTCGGCTTGGGCCGCCTGCAAGCGACCGTATGCGTCGCTGACCGCCTTTTCCAAAGTCGGTATCGCTTCCTGGATTTGCTTCCGCTGCGCGGCGACCGAAACGATCTGTTCCCGGGTCGCCAACAAACCGCGTCGTGATTCGGCCAAAGCGGCAAACGCATCAGCGACTTGCTGTTCTGCCGCCGCCAACCGTTGGTCGTCGATGTCGCCACGTTTCAACGCAACCTTGGCCGCGATCATTTCGTCATGGCTGACGTCGGCGGCCTCGGCGGCTTTCCGAATCGTCCCCTGTGCGGACTGTTCTTTTTGGTTCAGTTCGGCCAGCGTCGACTTCAGTTCCTCCAAACGATCGCGTTTCGACGCTAGATCGCGTTTTGCCACATCGACGGCGTCCTTCATCGTTTGGACCTTGGTCTGAATCGGTTGCAAGTCATCCGTGGCCTTCTTCAGTTCCGCCTGGGCCGCTTTCAGTTTTTGTGAAGCAGCCGCCAACAGTTCCCTTTCATCCGGTGGATTGGATGCCAGGGTCAGTGTTTGCTTGGGATCATCGGTGGCAACGTTGAAGATTTGCCCACTCCAATCGCCATACACCGCTCGCTTTCCATCGTGTGACAGGGCGGCTTCCAAAACCGCTTCCTGCATCGCGGGAAGATCCCTGACTTTTGATCCGCCGGCATCCCAGACCGTGGCTTTGCGATTCCCGGATGCGGTGATCAATCGACCTTGATGGTCAAACGCGACGTCTTGGACAGGGCCACCAACGTTGATGCTTTTGATTTGGTTTCCCGTGTGCATGTCCCATAACTTGACCGTGCCGTCTTCGCTGCCGCTGGCCAAAACGTTGCCATCGTCACGCCAAGACACTGCCGTCACGGCGCCCTTGTGACCAGCCAAGTCCAGATAGGGCTGTCCGGTGTCGGCTTCCCAAACCACCAGACCGGCCGAGCGATCACCCGAAGCGATCAACACATCGTCGGGGCTGAAAGCGACCGCCAAAATCCAGTCGGTGTGTTTCTTCAGATCAAACTTCAGCGACCCGTCGGTGACGTCGTAAATACGCAACATCCGCTTCGGTCCGCCCATCGCAACGCGGGTCATGTCGGAATTGGCGTCGCCATCAAACACGATGTCCAGTTCGTCACCGACCGTCGCAATACGCTCGCCGGTCCGAACATCGTAAATGGCCACCAGTCCCAGCACTGCGTGCTCGCCGCCGGCGACAAACAAATATCCGCCGTCGGAACTGAACCGGATCGATTGCGGGATGCCTTCGGCGAAGGGCAATACGCCCAGCAATTCACCGTTGTCGCCGTGATACAGGACGACCTGACGCTGGCCACCGACGGCGACCAAAGGCGCCCAGGGGCTGCAAGCGATCGCGGTGACCGCCGCCGGCCGGTTCGTCACCACGGGGACGCCCATCGACACTGTTTCCGGCATGGCAGCCGGCCCTTCAGGCTTGCCGCGGCTGGCGGCGACAAATTCCAGTGGGTTCTTCTTTTTCGCTTTGGCCTTCGAACCACTGTTTTCCAGAATGCCGCCTTCGATCCAGGCCTGAAGAACCGCCAATTGCTCGGCCGGAATCTTGTCTTGGCCCGGCGGCATGATCGGCGTGTCTTCGTGCGACACCAATTGCCACAGTCGGCTGCCGGCGTAATCCCCATCGTCATAGACGACTTCACCGCTGCCGCCGCCTTCCAACACCGCTTGGTACGAATCCAGAGCCAAGCCGCCCTTCTTTTCGCCCAAGTTGTGACAAGTCAAACAGTGCTGTCGAAAAATTGGTTTGACGTGTTCTTCAAACGTCACCTTTTCTGCACCGGAATCCGGCGTCGATTGTTCGGCGGATGCCAAACCTGAAATCGCGACGGATGTCAGCGATGCGGCCAGCGCGATCGTCGAACGGAATGCCCTTTGTCGTCTCAGCACGGTGTCGTCTCGATCAGTGGTTAAAGGCAAATTCACGGCTGTTCAAAATCGCCCAAGCAACATCCTGCAGCACCGCTTCGGCATTACTTTGTTCGTTGACCATGGCCAACAAATCGTCGCGTTCTTCTTTCGTTGGCACCCGACTAAGCGAGCGAACATACAAGCGATCCAAGATTTGCTCTGGCGAAAGCTTCTCCTCCTTCAACCACGTCCGAATCAACTTTCCACTTGCGATTTTGCCTTGAACGGAATTACCGTTCAGCAAGTGCAAGGCCTGTGATAGCGACGGGTCGGTGGACGCTTCGCATTCGCAAACGGTGGCTCGCGGTGACCGCCCGAAGGTCGTCAAGAAATAGTTGGACGTCGTCCCATCGGCGATTTGGACCGCGCGGGCCCCCAGTGGCAGACCACGGAATTTGTCCGGGCTGTCGGTCACCTGGCTGAGACAATCCAACATGTTTTCGGCGGGAATCCGGCGGATCACCGCGTGAGCATAATTGCGATTGTCATGCTGGTTGGATTCATTGATTTGACAGCTTCGCTGATAAGCGTCGCTGTTGCAGATATCACGCACCAACGCACGGAAATCGAAATCGTAGGCGACCAGTTTTTCCCCCAGTGTGTCAAACAATTCCGGATTGCTGGGTGGGTTACTGACCCGGATATCGTCCACTTCGTCGACCAAGCCGACGCCCATGAAGTGGGCCCAAACACGATTGGCGATGGACTTGGCGAAGTACGGATTCTCCGGTGCGGTCAACCAATCGGCCAGCACTTGGCGACGATCCTTGCCACGTGTTTCGGGGGCTTCGCCGCCAAGGAATTTGGGTTCAACCGTCGCGCCGGTCACCGGATGCTTGGTCGTCCCCGAACCACGGTTGTAGATGATCTTTTCGCGGTAATCCTCGGCCTGTTTGCGACCGATTTGCGAAAAGAATGCCGCAAACCCGTAGTAATCATCCATCGTCCAGCGGTCGAACGGGTGGTTGTGACACTGGGCACACTGCGTCCGGATTCCCAGAAACACCTGAGCCACGTTTTCCGACGTTTTCAACTGATCGCGTTCGATCTCATAAAAATTTGTCGCCGGTTGTGAAAACGTGCCACCAGTGCTGGTCAACAGTTCGTGGACCATTTGGTCGACCGGAACACTGTTTTGGAACTGCTCGGTCAACCATTTGGAATACAAGAACGCGGACTTGTAACTGACCTGGTTGGTGCTCTTGATCATCAGCAACTGGGCGAACTTCATCGCCCAGATTTCGCTGAACTCTTTGCGGGCCAACAAGCGGTCGATCAACTCGGCCCTTTTGTTTTCCGACGGGTCATTCACGAATTGATGAAATTCGTCTTCGGTCGGCAACAAACCGATCACGTCGATCGTCACGCGGCGAATGAATTCTTCATCGCTGCATTGTCCGCTGGGCGTGATCCGCAACTGATGCAGTTTCTTATCGACCAATTGATCGATGTACTGGTCTTCGCCGCGGGCCGACTGCTGAGGCGGTTCATAGACCAGACCTTCGGGCAGCGTTAGCACTTGGCTGCCGACGGTCTTGGTGTCGAATCGTGCCATGACGAATGCTTCGCCACGGGACCCGGCGGTGACCGTTCCCGTGCCATCGATGTCGGCGCTGCCGGAATTGTTGCTGCTGAAAGCCGACAGATTCGTGACATCACGGGTCGTTCCGTCTTCGTAGGTCGCGACGGCGACGAATCGTTGCTTGGTGCCGGTGCCTTCGATCACCGCTTGCTGCGGATAAACGGCCAAAGATTCAACCGCCGGCGGTTTCGCATCGGATGGATCCTCCGGTGCACCGTCTTGCAACCATTCCAACATGGTCGCGTAGTATGGACTGT is from Crateriforma conspicua and encodes:
- a CDS encoding VanZ family protein; amino-acid sequence: MTLFQAYPTRAPLMQPVTKIRIFRIRLAIVLLALYWLAMFTGTHLPRVDFVQLHVGDKVKHFVGFFGLAFLLCYVTGGRRVITRFSRVAAIVLAYAAFDEWSQGFVPGRTPDRYDFLADAAGMLAAMAMYLVAKFLFGHQIRGLIRKIRGQSSDWSTPVTKSAGASTSPSV
- a CDS encoding 5-(carboxyamino)imidazole ribonucleotide synthase, which encodes MKKTLMPGATLGMVGGGQLGRMFAIAAAQMGYRVVVLCDSDNAPAAQVATQVVVGAIDDPDVVKRFARQCDVITLEFENIPTDTIAGCAEFAPTYPSADVLRVAQDRWLEKSSLRDLGLPVTPFDQVGDADSVRRFAEHHGYPVIVKTARSGYDGKGQYRVESSQQADDVPWDTADQWIAERCIRFDKEVSILVARNVHGQTSTFPLFENDHVNHILDQTTCPASVGPAIESSAREIAMAVADGLDLIGLICIEFFLMGDSLMINEIAPRPHNSGHLSIEACGVSQFEQQVRAVCGLSLGNTGLVSGGAAMVNLLGDLWQDGDPAWDRVFGLEDSLAALGIRLHLYGKAGAKVGRKMGHLTAVADDVVAAVNAVREARERLRSS
- the purE gene encoding 5-(carboxyamino)imidazole ribonucleotide mutase, which codes for MTSESESTATSTSSNEFPDTGARVGIIMGSRNDWETMQPAAAMLKQLGVPHECLVVSAHRTPQRMFAYAQSAAGRGVQVIIAGAGGAAHLPGMVASETHLPVIGVPVQSRALQGLDSLLSIVQMPGGIPVATMSIGKSGAKNAGIFAARVLALSDSDLRERLCDFVRQQKDDVLKSADLNDLC
- a CDS encoding c-type cytochrome domain-containing protein encodes the protein MLRRQRAFRSTIALAASLTSVAISGLASAEQSTPDSGAEKVTFEEHVKPIFRQHCLTCHNLGEKKGGLALDSYQAVLEGGGSGEVVYDDGDYAGSRLWQLVSHEDTPIMPPGQDKIPAEQLAVLQAWIEGGILENSGSKAKAKKKNPLEFVAASRGKPEGPAAMPETVSMGVPVVTNRPAAVTAIACSPWAPLVAVGGQRQVVLYHGDNGELLGVLPFAEGIPQSIRFSSDGGYLFVAGGEHAVLGLVAIYDVRTGERIATVGDELDIVFDGDANSDMTRVAMGGPKRMLRIYDVTDGSLKFDLKKHTDWILAVAFSPDDVLIASGDRSAGLVVWEADTGQPYLDLAGHKGAVTAVSWRDDGNVLASGSEDGTVKLWDMHTGNQIKSINVGGPVQDVAFDHQGRLITASGNRKATVWDAGGSKVRDLPAMQEAVLEAALSHDGKRAVYGDWSGQIFNVATDDPKQTLTLASNPPDERELLAAASQKLKAAQAELKKATDDLQPIQTKVQTMKDAVDVAKRDLASKRDRLEELKSTLAELNQKEQSAQGTIRKAAEAADVSHDEMIAAKVALKRGDIDDQRLAAAEQQVADAFAALAESRRGLLATREQIVSVAAQRKQIQEAIPTLEKAVSDAYGRLQAAQAELEPAEQTRRGADAVVQQLSDRVRRIEAAIEASI
- a CDS encoding DUF1549 domain-containing protein, with protein sequence MSSGIFLGRSIRTWTHRCVAMVAALAVTWASVAAHAVTPDPDPSASRPSKPPRPALEVYPPNVQLDSARDYQSFVAVLRRPDGITVDVTDQVRWSVGDDAVARVDGVRVVPIADGKTELVGRFSGHHFKVPVTVKDASVKPAISFGKDVMPVLTRSGCNTGSCHGAARGKDGFRLSLFGFDPDGDYHRITREMGVRRVNLAVPAESLMLRKAIGAVPHTGGKLFDVDSPYYATMLEWLQDGAPEDPSDAKPPAVESLAVYPQQAVIEGTGTKQRFVAVATYEDGTTRDVTNLSAFSSNNSGSADIDGTGTVTAGSRGEAFVMARFDTKTVGSQVLTLPEGLVYEPPQQSARGEDQYIDQLVDKKLHQLRITPSGQCSDEEFIRRVTIDVIGLLPTEDEFHQFVNDPSENKRAELIDRLLARKEFSEIWAMKFAQLLMIKSTNQVSYKSAFLYSKWLTEQFQNSVPVDQMVHELLTSTGGTFSQPATNFYEIERDQLKTSENVAQVFLGIRTQCAQCHNHPFDRWTMDDYYGFAAFFSQIGRKQAEDYREKIIYNRGSGTTKHPVTGATVEPKFLGGEAPETRGKDRRQVLADWLTAPENPYFAKSIANRVWAHFMGVGLVDEVDDIRVSNPPSNPELFDTLGEKLVAYDFDFRALVRDICNSDAYQRSCQINESNQHDNRNYAHAVIRRIPAENMLDCLSQVTDSPDKFRGLPLGARAVQIADGTTSNYFLTTFGRSPRATVCECEASTDPSLSQALHLLNGNSVQGKIASGKLIRTWLKEEKLSPEQILDRLYVRSLSRVPTKEERDDLLAMVNEQSNAEAVLQDVAWAILNSREFAFNH